The window GGTCATCGAAACCGGCCTCACGCAGCGTCGCCAGGTCGGCCTCGCTGATCTCACCGGGACGGGTCGTCAGGTCGATCGTGTAGCGCACCAGGGCAGCCTCGGGTGCGGGCAGGGCGCCGGCGGCTGCGGCAGGATCGGTGGCCAGCAGGGTGATCTCCTCGTCGCTGAAGCCGTCGCCGCGCAGCTTGACGGTGACCTGGCTCATGCAGTGGACCGTGCCGTTCACTGCAGAGGTCACGAATCCGATGAGGTTGCGCTGCCGCGAGGTCAGCGCCGACGGGCAGCGCTCGGTCGCGGCGTAGAGCTCCAGGCGGGCGGCCACCAGCCGCGGGTACAGCGACCCCGCCAGGGTCATCTCGGTGACCTCGCCGAGCGACTCGCGCTGGCGGTCGTAGTGGCGGCGCAGCTCGTCGCCGGCCTCCTCGTAGGGCACGGTGCGGATCCACATGCCGCCATGTTCGCGCAACCCGCCCGCCCGATCGACAGGCGGCGCGGCGCGCGTGCCGTCCTCGGGTCGGCGGTCCGGTGCCCGCGGGCGGTGCCGCCGTGGAAGAACTAGTGTGCCTCCGTCACAGAACGGAGGCCGGCCCCCGCGCGCCGCACCCAAAGTCGGCTCGGAGGGTCCTGCTCTCGTTCGCTTGTGAGCGTTGTTGACAGGTCATCGCACGATCCAAGGGGGACAGAGATGACGGGAACAAAGCATTGGACACGACTCTTGGCGATCGGGGTCGTCCTCTCCTTGATCCTCGCGGCGTGCGCCGCCGAGGACACGGGCGAGACGGACGCGGCGCGCGCCGAGGCTGCGGCAGCCCAGGCGGCCGCCGATGCGGCTGAGGCGGCGGCGCAGGCCGCGGAGGCCGAGGCCGAGCAGGCCAGGGCGGAGGCCGAGCTGGCGGCGGCGCAGGCCGCGGAGGACGAGGCCGCGGTCGCCGAGGCCGAAGCCGCGCTCGCCGAGGCCGAGGCACAGGCGGCGGCAGCGGCTGAAGCCGCCGAAGCGGCCGCCGCGGCCGCGGAGGCTGAAGCGGCGGAGGCGATAGCCGAGGCTGAACTGGCGGCAGCCCGGGCTGCCGAGGACGAGGCAGCCGTCGCTGAAGCGGAAGCCGCGCTGGCCCAGGCGCAGGCCACAGCCGATGCGGCCCAGCAGGCTGCGGAAGAGGCGCAGGCCCAGGTCCAAGCGGCGCGGGCCGAGACCGAAGCGGCGCAGGCCGAAGCGGCTGCGGCGCTGGCCGCCGCCGAGGAGGCCGCGGCTGCTGCGGGCATCGACCTCGACAACGTGATCATCAGCACGCCCAGCCTCGTGGCGCAGGCGGACTACGCCAGGGCTCCCTACGTGGCGCCCGCGCATGCCGCCGGCCTGCTGGCCTTCGGTGGCTACCTGTATCGCTATGACCCGCAGGGTGACTACGTCCCGGACCTGGCGACGGACTTCCCGGAGTTCTCCGAGGACGGCCTGACGATGACCGTGACGCTGCGCGAGGGGCTCGTCTACTCCGACGGCACGCCGGTCGTGGCCCAGGACGCCGTCGTGACATTGCAGCGCGCCCGGGACGAGGGACCGTTCGGTGCCCAGATGGCGTCGTTCGAGTCCGCCGAGGCCGTCGACGATCACACGATCGTCTACACCCTGAACGAGCCGTTCAGCTGCCTCAACAACCAGATCGTCTGCAGCGAGAACATGCCCCTGCACCCGCACGAGCAGGTGCTCGCCGATCCGGAGGGGTACTTCGCCGAGCCGGTCAGCGCCACGCAATACGTGGTCTCGGACTGGGTGCCCGGCTCGCCGACGATGGTGCTCGAGGCCAACCCCAACTACTGGGCCGGCGAGGCGGTCATCAAGAAGCTGACGCTGGCGTCGGCGACCGACCCGATCTCGCGGCTGCTGCAGGTGACCACCGGGGCCGCGGCCATGGGCTTCGACATCCCGGCGTCGGTCCGCGCCGACCTGCCGGACGACGTCATCCAGATCGTCCACCCCATCGGCGGCACGTTCTGGTTCGTGATCCGAAGCGACGTCGAGGGACCCCTGGGTGACGTGCGGGTACGCAAGGCCCTGTGCCTGGCGATGGACCGCGACGCCATCAACGAGAGGGCGTTCCTCGGGACCGCCGAGCCGGGCGGCTCGATCCTGTCGAGATACCGGAGCGAGTGGGAGTACGAGGACATCGTCCCGCTGGCCCGCGACGTGGCGGGCGCCCAGGCGCTCCTCGCCGAGGCCGGCTATGCGGACGGCTTCTCGACGCCGTTGCAGACGATGGGCGCTCGTCCAGGCTGGACCGACGCCGCGACGATCCTGGCCGAGAACTGGGCCGACATCGGCGTCACCGCCGAAGTGCAGCCCCTGGAGGACGCCATCATCATCGACAACATCATCAACCGGGCCTACGACGCCATGTGGATCGGGAGCGGTGGTCCCAACTTCTCGACCCTGCGGACCCTGTTCTACCCGGACAACTTCTGGTCCAACTCCGTCGCATTCGCCGATGATTCGGTGACGACCGCGTTCGATCAGTTGGCGGAGGCCATGCCCAGGGGCGACATGGACGCCTCGCAGCGCCTGCAGACCGAGGTGCAGCGTCTGGCGCTCGACATCGGCGCCAACTACTGCCCCATGGGTGAGCGCGCCGTCCTCGTCGGCAGCCGCCTGTCGACGGACATCCTGGCGATGATCCCGGCTTCCCAGAACTTCTGGGTGGCGACCGAGAGCGGGTAGTCAACTGACATCAACGGGCCGCTGAAGCGCCCGTACCGGAGTCCCGGGGTGGTCCGACCGAGCCGAGCGGCTCGGTCGGACCACCCGCCGGTCCCTTGCCGGCAGTCGCGGTGGCCGATGCCGCATTCGCTCGCCGAACCTCGGCAGTTGAGAACCTCCCGAACGCTTTGAGAGGCTCGTGACGAACGAAGTGACGGGTTCCACGCCGGCGACCGATGTCGTCGCCGCGGAGCCCTCAAAGCGCGACCGCGTGCTGGCGCTCATCGGGCGTCGGCTGGTGCGGGCGATCCTCGTGGCGTGGGGAGTCTCCCTGCTGGCTTTCGCCATCGTGCGTATCGTCCCGGGTGACCCGGTTGCGACGCTTCTCGGGGAGGAGGCCACGCCGGACCGCGTCGAGGTGCTGCGGGAGCGGCTCCATCTCGACGGGTCGGTCGTCGAGCAGTACGGCAGTTGGATGGGCGACGTCGTCAGGGGCGACCTGGGGCAGTCGCTCCAGTCCACGAGACCGGTGCTGGACACCATCGGCGATCGGTTGCCGATCAGCCTCTGGCTCGTCGGGTTGGGCATGGTGTTCGCGCTGATCCTGGCGATACCGCTGGGCGTGATCGGAGGCCTGACGCGCTCGAACTGGTACAAACAGGGTTTCGGTCTCGGTTCGGCGGCGCTGATCGCCACGCCGCCCTTCGTGACCGGGGTGTTGCTGCTCCTGGTTTTCGGCGTGAGGCTCCAGTGGTTACCTGTCGCCGGCTACGTCGACACGTTCCCGCAGAACCTGGAGTACCTGCTGCTGCCGGCCATCGCCATCGGCATCCCCGTCGGCATGATCTTCGCCATCGTCCTGCAGGAATCCATCCGCGAGACCAACTCCGAGGAGTTCGTGGAGACGGGGCTGGTCTGGGGGCTCGCCAAGCCGCAGTTCATCTGGCGCTACCTGCTGCGGCCCTCCATCGCGCCGGTGATCGGCCTCATGGGATACATCGTGGGCGCCAACCTGGCCGCAGCCGTGGTCGTGGAGACGGTCTTCAACCTCGAGGGCATCGGCACCTACCTGGTGCGGGCGGTGCTGGCGCGTGACTATCCCGTGGTACAGGGCACGCTGTTCACGTTCGGCTTCATCGTGGTCGTCGTGCACTTCTTGAGCGACACGGTGTCCGCGCTGATCGATCCTCGCGCCCGGACGCTGTCGTGACCTCGCTGGGTGACGCCGGGACGCGGTCCGCCGGATCGGCGGCAGCGAGCGGCCTGCGCGGGCGACTCGTCGCAGGCTGGCGAGCCATGCCGCCGAGCATGAAGTTCGGCATCGCCATCATGCTCCTGATGATCATCCTGTCGATCGTCGTCCCGGCATTCAGCCCTTACGACACGCGCCGGGGCGGCCCCGACGCAAACCTGCCCCCCAGCGCCGAGTACTGGTTCGGGACCGATCATCTGGGGCGGGACGTGTTCGCACGCACCTTCGAGGCGGCGCGCATCGACATCATCCTGGCCGCGGCGGCGGTCTCGGTGCCGCTGCTGGTCGGCACGATCGTGGGCTCGATCATCGGCATCACCCGCAGCAGGCTGGTGCAGAACGCCGGGGACCTGGCCATCGAGGTCATCAACTCGTTCCCCACGCTGATCATCGTGATCGCGCTCGTGGCGGCGTTCGGGCGGGGTACCAGGGGCATCCTGCTGGGTCTGTTCATCACGGCGTGGGCACGCTACGCCAAGGTGGCGCGCGCCCGGGCTCTGATCATCCGCGACATGGACTACCTGGAGGCCGGCCGCTGCCTGGGGTACAGCCGCGCCCGCATCCTGGGCCGTCACGTGGCGCCCAACGTGTTCCCACTCACGCTCGCCTACGCCGTCAGCGACTTCGTGGTCGTGATCCTGGCGGTTGCGGGTCTGTCGTTCCTGGGAGCCGGCGTCCAGCCGCCGACCCCTGAATGGGGTGCCATGCTGAACGACGCGCGCCTGCACATCTTCCGCGCCTGGTGGCCGGTGCTGTTCCCGGGAATCATGCTCTCGATCACCGCCCTCGGCGTCTCGCTGATCGCCCAGGGGATTGGCCGGCGCGCCTCGGAGAACCTCGTCGGATGAGGATCGCGCCGTGCTGACGGTCGACGAACTCTCCATCGGGCTCCTCGGGCGGCGGGGCGAGACCATCCCCGTGATCGAGCGGGCCTGGCTCCACATCGGCGAGGGCGAGACCCTGGGCCTGGTGGGGGAGTCCGGATCGGGCAAGTCGATGCTCTGCCGGTCGCTCGTGGGAACGCTCTACCGGCACTCGGCCACGGTCACGGGCGGTTCGATCCTCTTCGAGGGGACCGAACTCACCGGAGCCACCGATGCCGTGTGGCGGGGCATCCGCGGGCACCGGATCGCGTATGTGCCCCAGAGTTCGCTGGCGGGCATCAACCCGGTTCTCACGGTCGGCACGCAGCTCATGGCGCTCGTGCGGGCGGCCCGCAGCGATACCGGCGAGGACGTCTCGCCGCGCGCCCGCGTGCGCGAGCTCCTCGAACTGGTGGAGATCCCCCGGATCGATTCGGTGATGCACGAGCGCCCACACCAGCTCTCGGGCGGGATGCGACAGCGGGTGGTCATCGCCGGTGCGCTCGCCCGCAATCCCTCCCTGCTCATCGCTGATGAGCCCACGACGGCGCTGGACGTTCGCGTGCAGGCCCGCATCCTGGACCTGCTGCGCCGGCTCCGGGAGCAACTGGGAATGTCGCTGCTGCTGGTGTCCCACGATCTCGCGGTCGTGGAGGAGGTGTGCGACTCCATCGTGGTGCTCTATGCGGGCGCGGTGATGGAGTCGGGATCGCAGGATCTGGTGCGGGAGCAATCCCGGCATCCCTACACGGCGGGACTCGTGGCGGCGGCGCACATGGAGCTGGCGGGCGGTTACGAGCCGATCCCCGGTGAGGCGCCCAGCGTCGGTGCCTGGCCGTCGGCCTGCCGCTTCCACCCGCGCTGCGGCCTCACACTGCGCCTCGGCGACGGTGTCCCGCACAGCCGCTGCTGCGAGGGTGCGCAGCCGCAGCCCACCGAAGTTGACGGGCGTCTCACGGCCTGCCTCTTCGCTTCGTCGATGGCCACCGAGGGGGCGCCGACGGTCGGGGCGCAGGTCGCCGAGGGGGAGGCGACGTGACCGGCAACGGCGCGGGACTTGCGGGCCACGACATCCGCGTGACCTTCGGGCGGGGCCACAACGCCTTCAATGCCGTGGAGGGTGCCGACATCGACGTGGCCGAGCGCGAGGTCGTCGGACTCGTGGGCGAGAGCGGGAGCGGCAAGACCACGCTCGGCAAGGTGCTGGCGCTACTGCATCGGCCGACCCTCGGGGAGGTCAGCTACCGCGGCGAACCTCTCGAGATGCCCCGCGGCGGTGCCCGCAGCGAGGTGCGCGGGCAGGTGCAGATGATCTTCCAGGACCCGTACTCCAGCCTGAACCCCAAGCAGCGGGCGATTCACGCCGTGGCCGAGGTGTTCCAGGTCTGGCAAGGCGTGTCCCGATCGGCGGCCCGCGGCTCGGCGATGGCGCTGCTGCGCGAGGTCGGGATCAGCGAGGAGCAGGCGCGGCTGTTCCCTCAGAGCCTCTCCGGCGGGCAGCGCCAGCGGGTGAGCGTCGCCCGCGCCCTTGCCGTCGAGCCACGCATCCTGATCGCGGACGAGCCCACGTCGTCCATCGACCAGTCGGCGCAGGCGCAGCTGCTGGTGCTGCTCGGGCGGCTCCAGACCGAACGGGGTCTAGGAATCCTGCTCATCACCCACGACCTGCGCCTGGTCCGCAGCTTCGCCGACCGGATGTACGTGATGCGCCGCGGCGAGTTGGTCGAGAGCGGCCCCACGGACGATCTCTTCTCGCGCCCGCAACACCCCTACACCCAGGATCTGATCGACGCGGTCCCCGGCGGGATGTTCGGTTGAACCACCGAGGCGTGCCGGACCACTGCCCGCCGCGGATCACCGGAGGGCCGGCGGGATGGGCTGCTTCCAGAGGCGGACCGTGAAGCGGTGCTCCTCCTCCACGAGATCCGGCTCGGTGCCGTTGTGGGCGCGCATACCCGGGATGATCTTGTTGCGGACCCCCATGCCGCGGGCGTCGACGTAGCGGTAGTCGCGCATGACGTTGACCAACGTCTGATTGCGGGCGTAACGCAAGCCGGCTCTCATCCCTTCGACGGTCACGGTGTTGGGCAGCCCGCCGGGGCTTTGGATCTCCAGGCGGTCCGCATAGACGGTCAGCATGATGTCGGCGCCGGCAATGCTGTAGTCGCGGTGCACGAGCGCGTTCACGACGGCCTCGCGGATCACGCTCTCGGGGTATTCCCAGCTGTCGATCCGCCGGGCGCCCTCGAGCCGCGATGCAGGCGTCGTGTTGCGCCGGACGAAGTCCCATGCCTGCTCCACCAGGCCGGGCTCCGCGAGCGAACCGTCGGCGGCCCGAAGCGGGAGCATCGGAGCGCGAAGATCCTCATCGGCGCGCGTGGCGTAGTCGGCCTCGGTGCCCGGGTAGCAGATCGCGCGGATCCCCGACTGGGGGACGAACCGCTTCGGGTTCCTGCCGAACAGCAACAATCCCTCGATCGTCGCCACGGATTGGCCGGCGGATTGCGTCATGAGATCGATGTTGGCCAAAAGGGTCCGCAGGTCTTCTTCCTCGCCGCCCCACGGATCGACGTCGTGGCCCACCGCGGCGAGGTAGTCGCGCAGCCGGCGGGCGTCAAAGGCGTCCAGGTCGGCCCCCGGCACGGGCTTGAGGCCGTACTGCAGCCGGCCCGATGCCTGGTACATCCTCTCGAGTTCCTCCGTCCGCACGGTTCTCTCGAAGGCCCGACCCCTATGGCGCGCCGGCCGGCCCGATGAATCCCGGCGCACCTCTGACCAAGACAGCCTACGCGCCCCCGCGCGCCGCCGCCGGCGCGGCTCTCGTCCTCGACGTCTGCGGGGTGCGGCCGACAGCCTGATGGCGCAGGCGCCGGACGACGCTCCCGTGCCCGTCGCCGAACCGATTGGAACTGCGGTATGAGACCAGAACGCGCAATGATCAATCTTTAGGACGCGCTATGGTGAATCTTCAGAACGCGCTATAACTAATCTCTAGAACGCGCTATAGTTGGCCGCTGGAACGCGCAATCGATCTCGGGGCAAGGCCGTTGTGAGCGAGACGCTGGCAACACTCACGATGCCCGGGCACCTTCCGCGTCTCGTGGACGCCGACGTGGAGAGTGCTCTGCGGCGGCGGGGGGCAGTCCTGATCGAAGGTGCCCGCGGCTGCGGCAAGACTTGGACCGCCCGTCGTTTCGCCCGCAGCGAGGCCCGGCTGGACGACGAAGGGACCTTGCTGCTGGCCGCGTCGGATCCCGCGGCGGTGTTGCGAGGACCCACCCCTCGCCTGCTGGACGAGTGGCAGAACGCGCCGCGGCTATGGAACCGGGTTCGGCGCGAGTGCGACGACCGTCCCGGGAGCGGTCACTTCATCCTCAC of the bacterium genome contains:
- a CDS encoding ABC transporter permease, with product MTNEVTGSTPATDVVAAEPSKRDRVLALIGRRLVRAILVAWGVSLLAFAIVRIVPGDPVATLLGEEATPDRVEVLRERLHLDGSVVEQYGSWMGDVVRGDLGQSLQSTRPVLDTIGDRLPISLWLVGLGMVFALILAIPLGVIGGLTRSNWYKQGFGLGSAALIATPPFVTGVLLLLVFGVRLQWLPVAGYVDTFPQNLEYLLLPAIAIGIPVGMIFAIVLQESIRETNSEEFVETGLVWGLAKPQFIWRYLLRPSIAPVIGLMGYIVGANLAAAVVVETVFNLEGIGTYLVRAVLARDYPVVQGTLFTFGFIVVVVHFLSDTVSALIDPRARTLS
- a CDS encoding ABC transporter ATP-binding protein, producing MTGNGAGLAGHDIRVTFGRGHNAFNAVEGADIDVAEREVVGLVGESGSGKTTLGKVLALLHRPTLGEVSYRGEPLEMPRGGARSEVRGQVQMIFQDPYSSLNPKQRAIHAVAEVFQVWQGVSRSAARGSAMALLREVGISEEQARLFPQSLSGGQRQRVSVARALAVEPRILIADEPTSSIDQSAQAQLLVLLGRLQTERGLGILLITHDLRLVRSFADRMYVMRRGELVESGPTDDLFSRPQHPYTQDLIDAVPGGMFG
- a CDS encoding ABC transporter ATP-binding protein, which codes for MLTVDELSIGLLGRRGETIPVIERAWLHIGEGETLGLVGESGSGKSMLCRSLVGTLYRHSATVTGGSILFEGTELTGATDAVWRGIRGHRIAYVPQSSLAGINPVLTVGTQLMALVRAARSDTGEDVSPRARVRELLELVEIPRIDSVMHERPHQLSGGMRQRVVIAGALARNPSLLIADEPTTALDVRVQARILDLLRRLREQLGMSLLLVSHDLAVVEEVCDSIVVLYAGAVMESGSQDLVREQSRHPYTAGLVAAAHMELAGGYEPIPGEAPSVGAWPSACRFHPRCGLTLRLGDGVPHSRCCEGAQPQPTEVDGRLTACLFASSMATEGAPTVGAQVAEGEAT
- a CDS encoding ABC transporter permease, giving the protein MTSLGDAGTRSAGSAAASGLRGRLVAGWRAMPPSMKFGIAIMLLMIILSIVVPAFSPYDTRRGGPDANLPPSAEYWFGTDHLGRDVFARTFEAARIDIILAAAAVSVPLLVGTIVGSIIGITRSRLVQNAGDLAIEVINSFPTLIIVIALVAAFGRGTRGILLGLFITAWARYAKVARARALIIRDMDYLEAGRCLGYSRARILGRHVAPNVFPLTLAYAVSDFVVVILAVAGLSFLGAGVQPPTPEWGAMLNDARLHIFRAWWPVLFPGIMLSITALGVSLIAQGIGRRASENLVG
- a CDS encoding carboxymuconolactone decarboxylase family protein translates to MWIRTVPYEEAGDELRRHYDRQRESLGEVTEMTLAGSLYPRLVAARLELYAATERCPSALTSRQRNLIGFVTSAVNGTVHCMSQVTVKLRGDGFSDEEITLLATDPAAAAGALPAPEAALVRYTIDLTTRPGEISEADLATLREAGFDDLAILDANAHCAHLNYVNRVVTGLGIHTVVDPDFPAYDAIPTD
- a CDS encoding ABC transporter substrate-binding protein; this translates as MTGTKHWTRLLAIGVVLSLILAACAAEDTGETDAARAEAAAAQAAADAAEAAAQAAEAEAEQARAEAELAAAQAAEDEAAVAEAEAALAEAEAQAAAAAEAAEAAAAAAEAEAAEAIAEAELAAARAAEDEAAVAEAEAALAQAQATADAAQQAAEEAQAQVQAARAETEAAQAEAAAALAAAEEAAAAAGIDLDNVIISTPSLVAQADYARAPYVAPAHAAGLLAFGGYLYRYDPQGDYVPDLATDFPEFSEDGLTMTVTLREGLVYSDGTPVVAQDAVVTLQRARDEGPFGAQMASFESAEAVDDHTIVYTLNEPFSCLNNQIVCSENMPLHPHEQVLADPEGYFAEPVSATQYVVSDWVPGSPTMVLEANPNYWAGEAVIKKLTLASATDPISRLLQVTTGAAAMGFDIPASVRADLPDDVIQIVHPIGGTFWFVIRSDVEGPLGDVRVRKALCLAMDRDAINERAFLGTAEPGGSILSRYRSEWEYEDIVPLARDVAGAQALLAEAGYADGFSTPLQTMGARPGWTDAATILAENWADIGVTAEVQPLEDAIIIDNIINRAYDAMWIGSGGPNFSTLRTLFYPDNFWSNSVAFADDSVTTAFDQLAEAMPRGDMDASQRLQTEVQRLALDIGANYCPMGERAVLVGSRLSTDILAMIPASQNFWVATESG